The proteins below are encoded in one region of Thermotoga sp.:
- the rplB gene encoding 50S ribosomal protein L2 encodes MGLRRFKPVTPGRRFMVISDFSDITKTEPEKSLLAPLKKTGGRNHHGRVTVRHRGGGHKRRYRIIDFKRYDKAGIPAKVMAIEYDPNRSARIALLFYADGEKRYILAPKGIKVGDTLMSGPDAEIKPGNALPLEKIPVGTLVHNVEFIPGKGGQIARAAGTYCQIMAKEGDYALLRMPSGELRKIHVKCYATVGMVGNEDHKNEVHGKAGRVRWLGRRPHVRGVAMNPVDHPHGGGEGRGKGHHPTSPWGLPTKGYKTRRGKKPSDKFIVRRRNEV; translated from the coding sequence ATGGGACTCAGAAGATTTAAACCAGTTACCCCGGGCAGGCGTTTCATGGTAATCTCTGATTTTTCCGATATCACAAAAACGGAGCCGGAAAAGTCCTTGCTTGCTCCTTTGAAGAAGACAGGCGGTAGGAACCATCACGGCAGAGTAACCGTCAGACACAGGGGTGGAGGACACAAAAGAAGATACAGGATCATAGATTTCAAGAGATACGATAAAGCTGGGATTCCTGCAAAGGTCATGGCTATCGAATACGACCCGAACAGATCTGCCAGGATAGCGCTTCTTTTTTACGCGGATGGAGAGAAGAGGTACATCCTTGCTCCGAAAGGTATCAAAGTTGGTGACACGCTCATGAGTGGTCCTGACGCAGAGATAAAACCTGGAAACGCCTTGCCACTGGAGAAGATTCCCGTTGGAACGCTCGTACACAACGTTGAGTTCATTCCTGGCAAGGGAGGCCAGATTGCGAGAGCAGCCGGGACTTACTGCCAGATTATGGCAAAAGAAGGAGATTACGCATTGTTGAGGATGCCGTCCGGGGAACTGAGAAAGATCCACGTTAAATGTTATGCAACGGTGGGTATGGTCGGTAATGAGGATCACAAAAACGAAGTACACGGAAAAGCGGGAAGGGTGAGGTGGCTGGGCAGGAGACCACATGTCAGGGGAGTTGCCATGAACCCGGTGGACCATCCACATGGCGGTGGTGAAGGCAGAGGCAAAGGACATCATCCAACCAGTCCCTGGGGCTTGCCCACCAAGGGTTACAAGACGAGACGCGGCAAGAAGCCATCTGACAAATTCATCGTCAGAAGGAGAAACGAAGTGTAA
- the rpsS gene encoding 30S ribosomal protein S19, translating to MGRSKKKGPYVDRKLLEKIRKLNETGEKKVIKTWSRASMIIPEMVGHTIAVYNGMKHIPVYITENMVGHRLGEFAPTRRFGGHADKKAKKGELKK from the coding sequence GTGGGTCGCTCTAAGAAGAAGGGCCCCTATGTAGATAGAAAACTCTTGGAGAAGATCAGAAAACTCAACGAAACAGGAGAAAAGAAAGTAATAAAGACCTGGAGCAGGGCCTCCATGATCATACCCGAGATGGTTGGGCACACGATAGCCGTTTACAACGGTATGAAGCACATACCAGTTTACATCACAGAAAACATGGTAGGACACAGACTTGGGGAGTTTGCCCCAACCAGGAGATTCGGAGGTCACGCTGACAAAAAGGCGAAAAAAGGCGAATTGAAGAAGTGA
- the rplW gene encoding 50S ribosomal protein L23 — protein MKQEKLSLNDVLVRPIITEKALGLREQRKYVFEVNPLANKNQIKEAVEKIFNVKVEKVNVINIKPKPKRRGIFEGRTRSWKKAIVTLKEGYTIKELEGEH, from the coding sequence ATGAAGCAAGAAAAGCTCTCACTGAATGATGTGCTGGTCAGACCCATAATCACAGAAAAAGCTTTGGGACTCCGGGAGCAAAGGAAATACGTCTTCGAAGTGAATCCGCTTGCGAACAAAAACCAAATAAAGGAGGCAGTGGAAAAAATATTCAACGTCAAGGTGGAGAAGGTGAACGTCATCAACATTAAACCCAAGCCAAAGAGAAGGGGTATATTCGAAGGAAGGACTCGCAGCTGGAAAAAGGCAATAGTAACTCTCAAAGAAGGTTATACCATCAAAGAGCTGGAAGGCGAACATTGA